AAATGTGGAACAAGTTTCATCAAGTACCagcttaattttttaatcatgGAATTTTGTGATAGAAATCCATCTCAGACCAATCATTCCTGTGAATTTTaccttttcctgctttcctgtgtTACCTTGATAAAGCTTCCAGAGACAAGCCTTTAAGCTGTTCATAAGGATGAATTCTTTCTGCTCTAAAGTAAAACAAAGATGCTGCCTCCTCGCTGCCAGGTTTGCTCACTGCTGTGATTACAGGTTGAGAAGTGTAGTATCTTTGGCGAGTGGTAGTACAACACTGTCTGGGAGACTTCAGGACTGAACAGGCTCAAAGAATTAACGCAGAGATGTTACAATCAAAATAAGGAAGCAGTAGTTTCCAATCAACTCTAAGTTAAAAAGGGAACACGGATGAACAATAACCactaacaaaaatataaattatctCATTTCTCTCAGATAACACACTCCCCAAGGGGGCCTGGTCCACATATAGTTTATTGATGTAAGAAAACAATACAGTTAGTGTTAGATCCAACCACAAAGAGCAAAAAGAATGAGTGAATGGAGGTTTTGTACAGTACATATAGGAAAATAAGATGTTTGTGACAActatatatttctaaataaaaaggCTTCTAAATATATTCAAGTTATTGAAATCTACATGAAAACATATGGATGTTAATAGCAACAAGGTgcataaaaccaaaacatcaaAATATTGAGCAACTCGATGTACTAGATAAAAGTTTGCTAACAATGCAAGATGTTTTACAATCTGCTTGAAATATCACCTATACCACACAGGGTAAGCTGAACATTTAGATTTAAGATCATACACAATATTAGCATTAACTTCAACAACTAcaggcagggatttttttttaagctggcAAAGTGACTACTTTAAGAACATCAAACTTTCTCTAAATTGAGAACGTATCCAAAGAAAATGCTGCTAGCCCTTTCCAGATAAAGCCTTTCCTTTGACTAACCACACCCATTGAAGTCAAAAGCATAAGACAGCATTTGAGAACAATTTATATTACAACGTGACTAAAATAATGACATAATCCAGGTTTAAACACGTTTTCATAGGCAAACAAAAGATTCTTCTTAAAAACTAGTTTTTATAAATGCAGAATATATTGCATGAGGAACTGCTggtattttttaagaaaatatattgtgCGATTGTGGCTACAATGCACCGCTGCAAAGCATTGttgttttttataaaaactATTAACATAAAAAACTTACTTGAACATAAAGAGTAAGAGAGCACAAGTCTTCCAACTACCTATGAAAAGCAGGATGGAAGTATTGCCAGTTTTTCCTGTGTTGACATTTTACTAATGATAAGTTTTGGTGACCAACTCCCCagccaaaaataaattttttttttttttttaatcaggtgCATATTTCAAAGCTGCTATTGCAAGTGTGTTTTAAATGTAATGGACTTAAAAGTGTATGTACCAAAGAATTATAAAAATGCACTAGAGTTTGAGTTATTGTTACATAAAGAACATATTAAAAAGACTGTCAAAATAAGTAGAAAGGGGATCAAAACTGAACTAACTGAATTAGTGCAGTACTGTAGCCAGGCTTCTAAAATCAgatatagaaaatataaatacactGCTTTAGGTGATGATTCACCAGTGTCCAAAAAAGGAGCAACTTTAGTGAAAGCTCAGTTAACTTGatccagagctctgagcagttCTTCCCCCTGTAGCAGGTTTCTGTTGCCCTGTATGGGAGCGTTTACTTCGCAGTCGTAACTCGTGAGTTGGGGGAGTCCACTCTCATCCATCGACTGCCCTAGAAGTTTACTTGCTATGTCtaaagagggaggggaaggagaaaaagtgCACTTTATTCACCATGCTTAACCTCTCCTAGAGCTGTTCACAAGGAGCTATGTTTGGATAGTTTTGGAGTCTCTGTTCTCTTTCACACAGCCCCCTCCACCCCTCTGCCTAGGAAAGGAAGATACCAACCAGTTGATAGTAGAATGATTGTCTTTTGCTCCACTCCACTGTGACCATTTGTTTTGCATCCCTTTACACGTTTCCAAGCAAGTGATGCATTTCCTCCACGGTCACATGTCTGCTGGAATAAAGACCcctagaaagaaataaaattaatcttctTTAGTGAATATTGTAGCTTTATAACCCTCCACATCCCTCTTCCAAATGAACAGTTCCTGTCACTAAATACTAATATGGTATTGTTACAAtttaaagtagatttttttcagaatttggGGAGAAATATATTTCCAAGTACACtaacttgaaaattatttaacagAAAACTGAATCAGGTTTCAAGACCTGACTTCTCTTAGAGCAAACAATTACAAAATCCTGGTTATCATCAGCTACCAGGCTCAAGATTAGCGTGTACATGTACACAAACACACCCATTTAattactgctgctctggggtgagTAAGCATCAGGTTTTCACTGCAGTCTCTGATGGCTTTCTGTACTGGAATTAATAGTGTAGGCAGGAGAGTCAGGAGCCTCAGTAGGTTGATTCTATCTACACATTTAGGATGTAAATTCTGCTTGCATTCCAGTTATTGCCACCAAGCCACCCGACCCAAGCCTTGTGGAAAATGCAGTCCTACACCAGTCTAGTGCAGATATGGCTCCTTAGCATATTGTTTTGACAGCAGAACAGAAGATATGGAGATTAGGAAGCTGTAAGGGCTTCATATAATTGGGATAAGGAAGAAGAAGCTGCCACTGAAACAGACGGGATAGAAGGAAAAAGCACCATCTTAGTATCAAGTCTGCTGGCAAAAGTACTTGAATCTGCGAAGTTTGGTCTTGTTAGTGATACTGACTGCTGCAAAAAGAGGAGAATGTATTTCACAACACTGCCATTATCCTCAAAATAGTGAACAGCATATGTTTTCAGGCTATAAAACACCTGTGTAAGTCAAGGGAGCAGCTGTATAGTAGAAGTTACAGTTAactcagagctgcagttcaTAGTGAGATTAGTCATctacactgctgctgctgcttatttTTTACCAAGAATGCATTCCAGCCCTACATGTAAGAAAGATATGGCTTGTAACTGTTCCAGTGTAATGATTTATATCATTATTTTATAACCTCACTATAACACAATATTTTACAATCTTACTATATCTTACTCCTTGTCTAATTCTCCTGTTTTCTAGGAAgctaaaaatagtattttacaTTGGTCTTCACTTACTTTCACTCTTTGCAAAATACATCCCACTTCCCTGGAGCTAAAAAGTTGTGGCAAGTGTTTGTACAACCCTAGAACAGCAGGTATTCTAAGCCTGGATTTAACTGCTTGTGTGAAAGACCTGTATATCCTCCCAGAAATCCATTGTGGAGAGAGAAGCCAAACAACAGAAGCACTTCTTAAAATAACTCCACTAAGACCCAGCTTCATGGAAATCCAGCTAATGACTCTGAGaaaccataaaaatatttgtaacaCTTTTATCAGatacagacaaaagaaaaagtttagCAAAAGATGAAGTCTGAACCTGTAAGCATTGAACCGGCAGTAAGCGCAGAAGCCTGAACACTATTCCAGCAGTGAACACTGAACTGCTTGTGTTCTGTGCATTTAATAACATTCCATgctgttttgaatattttatcagCAACACTAAGAGCTGTAGCACCTCTGTATGAGAAAAAGGCAGTGGAAAGCAATAACATTTCTTGCAGAGCTGTGAATTCTTACAGGGtttctggaagcagcagaacaACATGCATGAAAGTGCAAAGCATTTAGCAAATGAAAACAACCACATAGAAATGGCATAGAAAAACTCATTTGTCTTATGCCCAGACTAGAATGCTAGTACAGGAGTAAGGAGagttcagaggaaaaataatcctGCACTGTAAGATAGGGTAGATAACTACAACTAGGAGGTAGACCAGTAGAGAAACAAAGAAGCTCAAAGGCTACGTTGCAGTAGAGGAATTTAGACTAAGACTTCTTAAAACTTGGCAAGTGGGAATTTGCAGAgaagatgagagagagagaacagcGTGCAATGGCAAAGCTCAAGGTTTCAGAATACTGAGAAGTGACAGTGAGAGACAAAGATTATGGAGACAAGGTACCCTTGCAGAAAATAACAAGCTGGACAACCCCCAGTCAAGTGACACAAATCTAGGACTATctacaaagtttttttttaatagctagGATAGATGAGGATAGCTACTCCCAAGTGCCCACACCAATACTAGAGAGAGCATGCATGAAAGGGAGCGGCAGTAATAGACTTTAGCTAGGTTATTATAGGAGCTCTCCTCTCACAGTTCAGATGGTCTTGTTATCTGATTAAGTAAAGGAATCTCAGACccaatggaaaaataaaagcataggAAGAAGCATGAGAACACTAATCTTCAGTGTTGACAAATATGAAAACTGAGTTTGAATTCAAAAGTTAAATAAATGCAGCAATTATACATTTAAATGTGATGTCTTACATTTGTGCATATTCTACTAAAGAAACACACATGTTCACAGAAGAGTATCTTCTCCCTAATCAAGAAATGCACATGGATGTAGAGGGCACTTTTGAAAAGTTGACAGTAGAAGAGAACTAGAAGTGGAGTatctgcatatatatatatatatatatatatatatatatataaaatttcacTGTCAATTATCTCTCATCCCACGATTCCACTGCTTACCAACAGCGTAACTCAGGAGTCTGCACTGATACCTCATTTCAGAAATTGCAAGGTTaaaagtgaatattttaaaatggtaaaaCAAAACTCACAATTCCAACTGCCTGAAAAAGTGAACCATCATGTTCCATTTTTCGTTTTCTCTGAGCATTATGCAAAGCTAGCATCTTTGGATTTAGTTCTTCATCCAGTGCAGTAGATCTAAGAAAAATTGATTCAGGCTGTTAAGACGTTTCTACTTTCCTTGAGCCATTCTTCTTTCGTGGACATTTTTATACACAACATCACAGAACTGAATTTATGAACTCCACTACTTTTTGTTCATAAATTGACTTATTTCAACAATCATTTTCTATGAGCATAGCAAATGTTAGCCTTTAATCTTGCTGTAAAGCTCAGAATGAGTtttaacaaaaatttttaaatctgcagaaaaaaaagcataaaagtTCAGCAGTTCACTATtaacagaaaaaagggaaggaagagtgAGAAAAAGTCTATTCTGAATATTTCTATGTACAGATAAATCTTTTACATATCACAAATCTCATGTTTGACTCAATAGTTTTCTATTGTGATAAATATGTACTACAGGCACCATAGACCATCACAAAACATATTTAGTTTGAAAAGCTGTATCTCTAGCTTgtatatatctgtatatctgACATCTGCAGTATTTGCAGCATAGACTGTAGTTGCCTCTTACCTCTAACACAGTGGACAAGGAAAGCACCAGAAACATTCTGTGGGTGTAGCTACCTGAATGCCTGCATTTTTATAAAGGCTGCACATCAGGTACAAGAGCAGAAGAGAATTTTTACCTGAGGTGCTTAGGTAAAAGCTACCATGAAATTACCTTTAGGGGAgtttactattaaaaaaaggaCTCATTTGACATGTCCTAATTTAAATGCCTCTGAAAAATGCTGAGGATGAACACACAACAGCTGGCAGAACTTATACCTAACTCCTTGAGCAGAACCAGAGCTTAAGCTGCacttttaaaatacctttcattCAGAGTGACTGTTAGCAAGCTGGGTGCTCCTGGAGAAGGCTTTTCCCCCTGATCCACCgttcctttccctgccctgatgGGAGAGGCAGTTCGACTCCTGTTCCCCCCGTAGGGCGAGGCGGGGGCGCTGCTGGGCTCGGGGGCCCCGCGCACGGGCGAGGAAGGGACAACGATCGTCTTCACCTCGTCCCCACGCTCTGCCGGCTTCAGCTTGGCCTCCTCggggctgcctgctgctgcctggccctgctgctggaacaggggCATGCTGCCTGCACTCTGcgagctggaggagctgctgctctccagcgGGGACAGCTGATCGAAGGAGCGCAGCTGGAAGTCGTCATCCATCGGGATGTAAGGAGCCAGCATCTCTAAATCTAAATCGGTTTCCTGGAATGGACAAGAGGGGGAACTTAGTGTGGAAGAAACCTTAGCTGTGACTTCATCAAGGCTTTTCCTGTTACCAAATccttacaaatttttttttgttttacgTTTTAATCAAAATATTACATAAAAAGGGAAGGAGGTTCCTGAAAGTAttctaaaaaggaaaagaactgtACATTACCTGAGTAGAGAATGGATTTTTTGCTTCTGTATCTATGGCAAAGAGTTTCTCCACTAATTCCAGTTTGAATTCACTGGCCATATCATTATCCACATCAAAGCAGTAGTCGTTGGGACTACTGGGctgtgaaaacattttgaacacAGTTTTAGGTTTCTGTCACTGCATCACTTGGCATTGCTACCTACAGATTCTCTGCAAAATGTTCTAATGTAGAAACTAATCCCAAGCTGTAGctgcacaaaattaaaatgggaaaggaaaacccATTTATCTGTATACACTCAAATTTACCCCACCAGGGAAGCACTTGCTTAACTGAAACCTGGAAGTAGCCTCTACAGTAATTCACTGCAAATACTCTGCTGTTGAGGGAAGCGGTATCTGAACCAACTGAATGAAAAAGACCAATCCCAAGCTCTCCTTATTTCTGTCAGAGAGTATTGCACACATTTGCAAGACTCACTTTAATGAAAACATATGACAATTTATCAGTTTTCTCAGATCATGGTGTGAGCTTAAGTCATAAGGTAGAAATAATTTCCAattcctgtcctggctgcatcCTTAACCAGATCTGCCCCACAAGCCCCAACAGCACATCCATTTTAATGACAGCATATCCAAATTACGAAACTCACCTCAGGTGAACTTTGGCTGGTACTTGCATCAGAAGGGCTGGTTGGTTGTTCTTGCACCTGAGGCATGGTAAAAGAAAGTTCGAGTGGCTCTGTGTTTGGCTCCAGCTTTGATACAACTTCTCTATTGAGTGCAGGATCAGCATTGCTACGAAGTGGCTTTGTAGTTTCAGAGGCAGGTAGTGGGGACATTGCCATATTTATATTCTGCAATTTCTCACTGGATGAGGGGAGCATTACATCGTTATACAAAGGAACTTCATCACATTGTTGTTCATCAGACtctataaaaattaaaagaaaccatCAACCTAAGTAACAGTACTGTGTGTGTCTATGGACCTCATTAAAttgaaacagcagctgaaatacCACTGGGCAAGTGGTACTGGGAGGTTATTTTATGAAATCTACTATAAAAAGTAACTTTGCTAATTAACATGCTCTCCAATTTAAACACACACCCACCATTACTGCTGAAATCTAGAGAGATAATTgtgtctccagcagctggggctaGCACAGTTAAAGCATCTGGTTCCTGTTTAAGTTTTTCAAATAGGCTGTTGGTATCATCCAGGTCATCTTTACTGAATATTTTGGTCATTTTCATGTCAGGAGACTCCACTGGTTTCAGCATACACTCAGTTTgtccaagggaaaaaattaagtCCTTCTGAACAATTCCACTGTCAGACAGAGAAGAAGATGACTGTCAAAGAACAGCTAAAAGGAATAAGTTCGGGCCTAATAGTTTCAGTAGGCTGAAACCCACCCACTCTCCccacccaaaaaccccaaaccaaaacaaacaaaaaacaccccaccACACATATCCCACAAAATTACCAGGATAAGAgctttaagattttttttttgtaagtcaTTATTTCCTCAAAAGTAACAGAAGTAACAGACAAAGCAAGCACTAATTGTGGTGCAATCataaaaaagcaacaaacataaacatgcttttctgaaagcattgaaaaaggaaaagattttttaaaaaagggaaaaaagttagATATTTTCTaaactaattttctttgttttaaatgaatgtGCAATATCTTGATAGACTTATATTGGGACATTCATTAAAGTTTTGAAGAACTAATTTAGGACTATTAGACATTTGCAGAAGAATAGTCAACTAGTCTGGCCTCAGCTGAAGGTTTCAACTAAAAGAGGAGTTCTAAGGAATAAAAGATAGATGGGCTTGAGAATGACACCACTACTGCTGCTCTGACTCCATGACAAAGTTATTGGTGGAATTAACTGCTCCAGACTTGGGACAAAGATTAGAGAGTTGTCTAGAATGCAAATGCTCAAGTGCTTCAATTCATACAGAAGAGGCTGGTTCTACACTCTTTTGTCTGCAGAGATCATCTACTGACATCACTAGaccaaaaaagcattttgttctcaaataaaatttttaatccTAGGACTGGCATTATTCTAAAAAAATTTCGCTGGTAGTGAACAGTAGCATCATAACACACTCAGCAGGGAACCAGTGCCATCAGAATCTGACTTGGTCTTCACTAAAAATGATGACAAAGAACACTGAAGTCCACTCAACTTACCTCAACACATAGTTCACACACACTATGCACTGTGGCTGAGAATTCTTAGTGTTGTATATAACAGTTGCTTGAGTTTCAACCCAGACATAGCCACCTTGTTTGGCCAGCATTCTGTACTGTCCTGTTGTCACCTGCCCTTTTGTGAACactaaaagcagaaagaacacCAGCTTCAATTACAGgcagaaaaaccccagaagaaCTGTTTGAGGTCAGTATTCATTGCAGATTCCTATCTGCAACTAAAAGAAAGCCCTtgttcttctgctgctttcccccaGGGCTGTCTCTCATCTCCTGTAGTTTGAGGgctttaaattcagttttcacttACTGTCATGGTGTGTTTTGGTCAGATGATCAGAATCCAGTGCGTGATAGTACTCATAGATTGAGCGACCCAGGAGCTCCTCTGGCTCATACCCCATCAACTCTGTAATTCTttaaaacaggggaaaaaaattgctatgtGAAAGCAGACACTGGCCAGCACAAATACCAGAGCATTCGGATGCTTGCACATCTAGAAAAACCTTAAGAATCTCTTCCACACATATCAGCAGCAAATTTGGTTTACTGGgacttttcattttgaaataaattgctATTTTGATGCTTCTTTAGAAGAGAAATTTCAGCAGGCATAGGAATTTACTTCTCATTGAGTACTTATAAATCATGTAGTGGGGATAGGATTAAACAAATCCCCACTTTTTTTTagacatttttgtctttttgcttCAAGGTAGACCAGCTTAGGCAAACATGAGAATTTACCAAAATAATAAAGATACACTTCAACAGTTTTAATCCTGCAACTAAGAGAAATTAGGAATCAGATTTACTCTTCCCACTCAAGCACTGCCTGCTTTTAAGGCAAGTGGGATTTCTTTAGTCTCTAGAGGGCAGTGCTAACCAGGGAAGTGCTTCTGTTTTGCCCCATTCTAGATGCAGAAAGTGACCAAATAAGTATCTTTTGTGTGTACCATCAGTCCTAGACAGGTTGTtactgcagagctcagaaattACCATGCATCAACCTCTTTCTGCATCTAACAGCAACAACTAACTAGAAATTCACTTTTGTTATAAAGGAAATGGGTAGTAACAAATGAcaccaaattaaaaacaaacaacaaaaaagaaaccaaccccacaaaaaaaaccaaaaaaaacaaaaaacttgggctatttccttcatttgcatttatCAAATTTATCAAGCTAAGTTCCCAGAGGATAGGAAAATCAGTCTGATGTCTGACTACACCCCTGATTTGCACCAGAAcacaaaatctcatttttcaacAGCAGATGTATTGCATTAAAAGTACAGCTGAacatctggggtttttttgacagaaGAAAGCAGACACCGATCccctgaggaagggagagggggGAAGCAGTAGCAATAAAATACATCTGACAAGCATTACACACACACTCCTTTCAGTCACCAAAATGCCCCATCTTTGACAAACCtaaaatcctgctttttcagTGTCTGGAAGAATCTTCTCATCTCAATTTAAATCACTGCTACTATAGTAAAGACCAAATTTGAAGAGGCAGTTAACTGAAGGCAAAGGATTTATTaacagaatcctagaatggcttgggttggaaagcACCTTCAAGACTGTCTTGTTccaggcagggacatctttcactagagcaggctgctcagagctccatccagcctggcctggaacaccttcagggatggggtAGCTACAGCTCCTtgtcaagaatttcttcctaatatctaatctaaacatGC
This sequence is a window from Serinus canaria isolate serCan28SL12 chromosome 5, serCan2020, whole genome shotgun sequence. Protein-coding genes within it:
- the HIF1A gene encoding LOW QUALITY PROTEIN: hypoxia-inducible factor 1-alpha (The sequence of the model RefSeq protein was modified relative to this genomic sequence to represent the inferred CDS: inserted 2 bases in 1 codon; deleted 2 bases in 1 codon; substituted 1 base at 1 genomic stop codon); the encoded protein is MDSPGGVTDKKRISSERRKEKSRDAARCRRSKESEVFYELAHQLPLPHTVSAHLDKASIMRLTISYLRMRKLLDAGELETEAKMEKELNCFYLKALDGFVMVLSEDGDMIYMSENVNKCMGLTQFELTGHSVFDFTHPCDHEELREMLTHRNGPVKKGKEQNTERSFFLRMKCTLTSRGRTVNIKSATWKVLHCTGHIPLYDTCGNQTHCGYKKPPMEPGLVLLVEPIPHPQTLRXPWESKTFPQSHSLIXNFPIVDERITELMGYEPEELLGRSIYEYYHALDSDHLTKTHHDMFTKGQVTTGQYRMLAKQGGYVWVETQATVIYNTKNSQPQCIVCVNYVLSGIVQKDLIFSLGQTECMLKPVESPDMKMTKIFSKDDLDDTNSLFEKLKQEPDALTVLAPAAGDTIISLDFSSNESDEQQCDEVPLYNDVMLPSSSEKLQNINMAMSPLPASETTKPLRSNADPALNREVVSKLEPNTEPLELSFTMPQVQEQPTSPSDASTSQSSPEPSSPNDYCFDVDNDMASEFKLELVEKLFAIDTEAKNPFSTQETDLDLEMLAPYIPMDDDFQLRSFDQLSPLESSSSSSSQSAGSMPLFQQQGQAAAGSPEEAKLKPAERGDEVKTIVVPSSPVRGAPEPSSAPASPYGGNRSRTASPIRAGKGTVDQGEKPSPGAPSLLTVTLNERSTALDEELNPKMLALHNAQRKRKMEHDGSLFQAVGIGSLFQQTCDRGGNASLAWKRVKGCKTNGHSGVEQKTIILLSTDIASKLLGQSMDESGLPQLTSYDCEVNAPIQGNRNLLQGEELLRALDQVN